Proteins co-encoded in one Marinobacter qingdaonensis genomic window:
- the codB gene encoding cytosine permease: MTAHPNAHPDSHPIPQEQDYPLSPVPMDQRKSVWSMGLILLGFTFFTATMWAGGSVGVSFDFTTMLLVLAVGNLLLGLYAAALGYIAAKTGLNTALMSRFTFGELGSKLSDVILGFTQIGWYAWGTATMAILLVKLTGLPESLTTPLMVLFGFGFCVTAFIGYRGLEWLSRIAVPAMIILVAVSMSIATDAAGGLSGLLAITPTDDMTVAAAITLVFGTFVSGGTQATNWTRFAKSGRTAVIATLLAFFLGNGLMTLIGAFGALVYQQADIVDIMVAQGLATLGILMLFLNLWTTQDNTVYNFAVAGCNLLRTRRRKMVTVAGAAIGTLLAVMGMYEWLIPFLVLLGTFIPPIGGVIMASYFVGYRQRYPDVTTATLPAFNAPGLAAYVIGSAVAYTSPWIAPIVGVLVAATAYSAILVVSQAVRERRAQVLGAL, encoded by the coding sequence ATGACCGCTCACCCCAATGCTCACCCCGACTCTCACCCCATACCCCAAGAACAGGACTACCCGCTGAGCCCCGTGCCCATGGACCAACGCAAGAGCGTCTGGTCCATGGGGCTGATCCTGCTTGGTTTCACCTTCTTCACCGCCACCATGTGGGCCGGCGGCAGTGTCGGCGTGTCCTTCGACTTTACCACCATGTTGCTAGTGCTGGCCGTCGGTAACCTGCTGCTCGGCCTCTACGCCGCGGCGCTCGGCTACATCGCCGCCAAGACCGGCCTGAACACCGCGTTGATGAGCCGGTTCACCTTCGGGGAACTGGGCAGCAAACTGTCTGATGTCATTCTCGGGTTCACCCAGATTGGCTGGTACGCCTGGGGCACCGCGACCATGGCCATACTCCTGGTCAAGCTCACGGGCCTGCCGGAAAGCCTGACCACACCGCTGATGGTGCTGTTCGGGTTTGGTTTCTGCGTCACCGCCTTCATCGGCTATCGCGGTCTGGAATGGCTGTCGCGGATTGCCGTGCCGGCCATGATCATCCTGGTGGCGGTCAGCATGAGCATCGCCACCGACGCCGCCGGCGGACTGTCCGGATTGCTGGCCATCACCCCGACCGATGACATGACCGTGGCCGCCGCCATCACCCTGGTCTTTGGCACCTTTGTCAGCGGCGGGACCCAGGCCACCAACTGGACCCGCTTCGCCAAATCGGGCCGGACCGCGGTGATCGCCACCCTGCTGGCGTTCTTCCTGGGCAATGGCCTGATGACCCTCATTGGCGCCTTTGGCGCTCTGGTCTACCAGCAGGCGGACATTGTCGACATCATGGTGGCCCAGGGCCTGGCGACACTCGGTATCCTGATGCTGTTCCTGAACCTCTGGACCACCCAGGACAACACCGTTTACAACTTCGCTGTGGCCGGCTGTAACCTGCTTCGTACCCGTCGACGCAAAATGGTGACCGTTGCCGGCGCCGCCATCGGCACCCTGCTGGCGGTGATGGGCATGTACGAATGGCTGATCCCCTTCCTGGTGCTGCTGGGCACCTTCATCCCGCCCATCGGCGGCGTCATCATGGCCAGCTACTTCGTCGGCTACCGGCAGCGGTATCCGGATGTCACCACCGCCACGCTGCCGGCGTTCAACGCCCCGGGATTGGCCGCCTACGTCATTGGCTCCGCGGTCGCCTACACTTCCCCGTGGATCGCCCCGATTGTTGGCGTGCTGGTCGCCGCCACCGCCTACAGCGCGATCCTGGTGGTTAGCCAGGCCGTGCGCGAGCGTCGGGCCCAGGTTCTCGGAGCGCTGTAA
- a CDS encoding maleate cis-trans isomerase family protein: MNTTPATIGFLYPGHAAEDDYPRMGALVNPPAQVHLIHTHFQKDAHTVEALSEMGSVARLEEGAHALAGAPIESVLWTSTSASFVLGLDGIRQQIDTLEKLLCVPASTTAMAFARAVTAIDARRVAIAATYPEDVARLFRDFLGHFDIEVVHLASRGIVTAAEVGRLDKTAVIELAVANNHAHADTLLIPDTALHSAAWLPELEQAIGKPVLTANQVSVWEALRLCGKLRKQTGLGTLFETQP, translated from the coding sequence ATGAACACCACCCCGGCCACCATCGGTTTCCTCTACCCCGGCCACGCCGCCGAGGATGACTATCCGCGCATGGGCGCCCTGGTGAACCCGCCCGCCCAGGTGCACCTGATCCACACCCACTTCCAGAAAGACGCCCACACCGTCGAAGCATTGAGTGAGATGGGCAGTGTTGCGCGGTTGGAAGAGGGAGCCCACGCCCTCGCCGGCGCCCCCATCGAATCGGTCCTGTGGACATCGACCAGCGCCAGCTTCGTACTCGGCCTGGACGGCATCCGCCAGCAGATCGACACCCTCGAAAAGCTGCTATGCGTGCCCGCCTCCACCACCGCCATGGCGTTTGCCCGGGCCGTCACCGCCATTGATGCCCGACGTGTGGCCATTGCCGCCACCTACCCGGAGGACGTCGCTCGACTGTTCCGGGACTTCCTCGGCCATTTCGACATCGAAGTGGTGCACCTGGCCAGCCGGGGAATCGTGACCGCCGCCGAGGTCGGCAGGCTCGACAAGACCGCGGTGATCGAGCTGGCTGTCGCCAACAACCACGCGCACGCCGACACCCTGCTGATCCCCGACACCGCGCTGCATTCCGCGGCCTGGCTCCCGGAGCTGGAGCAGGCCATCGGCAAACCGGTCCTGACCGCCAACCAGGTCAGCGTCTGGGAGGCCCTGCGGCTGTGTGGAAAACTGAGAAAACAGACGGGGCTGGGCACGCTGTTCGAGACGCAGCCCTAG
- a CDS encoding helix-turn-helix transcriptional regulator: MAEFAGYNELVATLYRCLNTNQGFQPFFDEFQRRFRCLQGGILGIADHPTRMVYAWTFGYPEGFEQWFLNSDMARTDEAIKHFSALPPRQFDALTGCDPSVDILDLMGPETREWVARAGLGDSAGMLVSRGESSRVVFLANRHRDEGNYTTAELMQMNLLAPHIETAVGLFHKIYQSRTENETLSMALDRISKPMVVFNELARVVHCNAAADATLASHPGLYVTDDSESRLQSRNPGFNRKLNDAILTAVFNARDGVQDTITLFDRVGKERMAVCITPLSMTSSATGLPSGKFGALAELITFGAASSPDLAKLGDLFNCTNAEARTAGHLMQGLSIGEIAEVERLSVHTVRDYVKSLLAKNGYRRQAELVGALVRVLA; the protein is encoded by the coding sequence ATGGCGGAGTTTGCCGGCTATAACGAGCTGGTTGCCACGCTGTACCGATGCCTGAACACCAACCAGGGCTTTCAGCCCTTCTTCGACGAGTTCCAGCGTCGCTTCCGCTGTCTTCAGGGCGGTATTCTGGGTATTGCCGATCACCCCACCCGCATGGTGTACGCCTGGACCTTCGGCTATCCGGAGGGGTTCGAGCAGTGGTTCCTCAACAGCGACATGGCCCGCACCGATGAGGCGATCAAGCATTTCAGCGCGTTGCCGCCACGCCAGTTCGATGCGTTAACCGGGTGTGACCCCAGCGTGGATATTCTCGATTTGATGGGGCCCGAAACCCGGGAATGGGTGGCCCGGGCAGGCCTGGGCGACAGCGCCGGCATGCTGGTCAGTCGCGGGGAATCCTCAAGGGTGGTGTTTCTTGCCAACCGGCACCGGGACGAAGGCAACTACACGACCGCGGAACTGATGCAGATGAACCTGCTGGCACCACACATCGAGACGGCGGTGGGCCTGTTCCACAAGATCTACCAGTCGCGCACTGAGAACGAAACCCTGTCCATGGCCCTGGATCGCATCAGCAAGCCGATGGTTGTGTTCAACGAGCTTGCGCGGGTGGTCCATTGCAATGCTGCCGCTGACGCCACTCTGGCCTCTCACCCAGGGCTGTATGTGACCGATGACAGCGAGTCCCGGCTGCAAAGCCGTAACCCCGGCTTCAACCGCAAGCTCAATGACGCCATCCTGACCGCCGTCTTCAACGCCCGGGACGGGGTCCAGGACACCATCACATTGTTCGACCGGGTCGGTAAAGAGCGCATGGCGGTGTGTATCACGCCGCTGTCGATGACCTCCAGCGCCACCGGCCTGCCGTCCGGAAAATTCGGGGCGCTGGCCGAACTCATTACCTTCGGCGCCGCGTCTTCGCCGGACCTGGCCAAGTTGGGCGACCTGTTCAACTGCACCAACGCCGAAGCCCGCACCGCCGGGCACCTGATGCAGGGACTGAGCATTGGCGAGATAGCCGAGGTAGAGCGCTTGTCCGTACACACCGTGCGCGATTACGTAAAAAGCCTGCTGGCCAAGAACGGGTACCGCCGGCAGGCGGAGCTGGTGGGGGCGCTGGTGCGGGTGTTGGCGTAA
- a CDS encoding CocE/NonD family hydrolase, with product MHKPHSWRFWLHHLFPVVLALVVAGCGGSSSDEEPPAQAQSGQGQACDNPGNGNPPQCEVPPPVSCTAEPPVVGGTSYPVTLTSASGETIAFQVLEPLGTIDCGQGHPLVLHGHGFGGSRTTEGFENYREAGFAVISIDQRGFGESGGTVRVMDPEFEGEDLIQILDWAEANLDYLRYRNEPDLPDALNPNLVAGAIGGSYGGGYQILLHGLDPGRRLDALVPDITWFDLRYSLNPGNVIKTGWDLVLVAGGEAGSTGQGNGGLDPILRETLAQGASLNRFPEAGQDFVYYHSPAYRCLGEPVSVSDTPDLVSYQIDPPAYDVPPTPFKAVDVLLTQGMTDTLFNFNDAWRNLECLKAAGGDVRLLTHQTGHVLPAEAPDELQPGEYVDPTADLLELPGFQGAAGQFACGDISISDATLNWLEHHLLERPLAAYFEGTDAEVCLSLADGESVRVPMDSFPAPALNGGVLQGDNVVDVAVETDTPVASGYEAVATATQPPAALLLGQAGDSGLTLGGIPTAKLTVSDLAGNVACAVELDPYAPGCDPIVFVGLGKRAAGESRWQLIDDQIKPVRGLQDQAVVELVGVAEALAPGDELALLVYGFHPQFPASWSRDALVPFVNIVGSVQVPVLAGNLVQPM from the coding sequence ATGCATAAACCCCATTCTTGGCGATTCTGGCTCCATCATCTTTTTCCTGTCGTACTGGCGCTCGTGGTGGCCGGCTGTGGCGGTTCTTCCTCGGATGAAGAACCACCGGCGCAGGCGCAGAGCGGTCAGGGCCAGGCCTGTGACAACCCGGGCAATGGCAATCCGCCCCAATGTGAAGTGCCCCCGCCCGTATCCTGCACCGCCGAACCACCGGTGGTGGGTGGCACCAGCTACCCGGTCACACTGACCTCGGCCAGTGGCGAGACCATCGCGTTCCAGGTGCTCGAGCCGCTTGGGACCATCGACTGCGGCCAGGGCCACCCGCTGGTGCTGCACGGCCACGGTTTTGGTGGCTCGCGCACCACCGAGGGCTTCGAGAACTATCGCGAAGCGGGGTTTGCGGTGATCTCCATCGACCAGCGCGGTTTCGGCGAGAGTGGCGGTACCGTCCGGGTGATGGACCCCGAGTTTGAAGGTGAGGACCTGATCCAGATCCTGGACTGGGCCGAAGCCAACCTGGATTACCTGCGCTACCGCAACGAGCCGGACTTGCCGGACGCGCTGAACCCGAACCTCGTGGCCGGTGCCATCGGCGGCAGCTACGGCGGCGGCTACCAGATCCTGCTGCACGGCCTGGACCCGGGTCGGCGCCTGGACGCCCTGGTGCCGGACATCACCTGGTTTGACCTGCGCTACAGCCTGAACCCGGGCAACGTCATCAAGACCGGCTGGGATCTGGTGCTGGTGGCGGGTGGCGAAGCGGGATCCACCGGCCAGGGCAACGGCGGTCTGGACCCGATCCTGCGTGAAACCCTGGCCCAGGGTGCCTCGCTCAATCGCTTCCCGGAGGCGGGGCAGGACTTCGTCTACTACCACAGCCCGGCGTATCGCTGCCTGGGTGAGCCGGTCTCGGTGTCCGACACCCCGGACCTGGTGAGCTATCAGATCGATCCGCCCGCCTACGATGTGCCGCCAACGCCGTTCAAGGCTGTGGATGTGTTGCTGACCCAGGGCATGACCGACACCTTGTTCAACTTCAACGACGCCTGGCGCAACCTGGAGTGCCTGAAGGCCGCGGGCGGCGATGTGCGCCTGCTGACCCACCAGACCGGTCACGTGCTGCCGGCTGAGGCGCCGGACGAACTCCAGCCGGGTGAGTATGTTGACCCCACCGCTGACCTGCTGGAACTGCCCGGGTTCCAGGGCGCGGCCGGCCAGTTTGCCTGCGGTGACATTTCCATCTCCGACGCCACCCTGAACTGGCTCGAACACCACCTTCTGGAACGGCCCCTGGCGGCTTACTTCGAGGGTACCGACGCTGAGGTCTGCCTGTCCCTGGCCGACGGGGAGTCGGTGCGGGTGCCCATGGACAGCTTCCCGGCGCCGGCACTGAATGGTGGGGTGCTCCAGGGCGACAACGTGGTCGACGTTGCGGTCGAAACCGACACGCCGGTCGCCTCCGGTTACGAAGCCGTGGCCACCGCTACCCAGCCGCCGGCGGCACTGCTGCTGGGCCAGGCCGGTGACAGCGGGCTCACCCTCGGGGGTATCCCCACGGCCAAGTTGACCGTGTCAGACCTGGCGGGCAATGTGGCCTGCGCGGTCGAACTGGATCCCTACGCGCCCGGCTGCGATCCGATCGTGTTTGTCGGTCTCGGCAAACGTGCGGCTGGCGAGAGCCGCTGGCAACTGATCGATGATCAGATCAAACCGGTGCGCGGGCTGCAGGATCAGGCCGTCGTTGAGCTGGTCGGGGTGGCAGAAGCCCTGGCGCCGGGCGATGAACTCGCCCTGCTGGTGTACGGTTTCCATCCGCAGTTCCCGGCCAGCTGGTCACGGGATGCGCTGGTGCCTTTCGTGAACATTGTCGGCTCGGTGCAGGTGCCGGTGCTGGCAGGCAATTTGGTTCAGCCCATGTGA
- a CDS encoding sterol desaturase family protein gives MSDYNINGLAIPLFLILMLVEYGVLRLQGRRLHRFNDSVNSLSMGLLLLISDALLKAYTFAVFIWLWQHHRLLDFPVESPVTWLVFFLGVDFCYYWFHRVAHQVNILWGAHVGHHQGEEYNFTTALRQSAFQYAFSWVFYLPLAVLGCPPVVFVVQFVVLKMYQFWLHTQAINRIPLIEGVMSTPSSHRVHHAKNPIYIDRNYGGTLVIWDRLFGTWQPELPEQPCHYGTTRPLDTLNPVRANLQHWAMLARDTVTTARWQDKLSLWFRPTGWRPADCLALDAGDPGMQRTGCADRPKYDPETTRGKKIYVGCSMMLTFAICTVFIFLSPQLPAWQVATGTLLVVAGLVVAGDLLENRTRFRWLELVRIPLMLWFAVSLWGAIAAG, from the coding sequence ATGAGTGACTACAACATCAACGGCCTGGCCATTCCCTTGTTTCTTATCCTGATGCTGGTGGAGTATGGCGTGCTGCGACTCCAGGGCCGGCGCCTGCATCGCTTCAACGACAGCGTGAACAGCCTGTCCATGGGGCTGCTCCTGCTCATCTCCGACGCTCTGCTGAAAGCCTACACCTTTGCCGTGTTTATCTGGCTGTGGCAGCACCACCGGCTGCTGGACTTCCCGGTGGAGAGCCCGGTCACCTGGCTGGTGTTCTTTCTCGGGGTGGATTTCTGCTACTACTGGTTTCACCGGGTTGCCCACCAAGTGAACATCCTGTGGGGTGCCCACGTGGGCCATCACCAGGGCGAGGAGTACAACTTCACCACCGCCCTGCGCCAGAGTGCGTTCCAGTACGCGTTTTCCTGGGTGTTCTATTTGCCGCTGGCGGTGTTGGGCTGCCCGCCGGTGGTGTTCGTGGTGCAGTTCGTCGTGCTCAAGATGTACCAGTTCTGGCTGCACACCCAAGCCATTAACCGGATCCCGCTGATTGAAGGGGTGATGTCCACCCCCTCAAGCCACCGGGTGCATCACGCCAAAAACCCGATCTACATCGACCGTAACTACGGCGGCACCCTGGTGATCTGGGACCGCCTGTTCGGCACCTGGCAGCCGGAGCTGCCGGAACAGCCCTGCCACTACGGGACAACCCGCCCGCTCGATACCCTCAACCCGGTGCGGGCCAACCTGCAGCACTGGGCGATGCTGGCCCGGGACACCGTGACGACGGCGCGTTGGCAGGACAAGTTGTCGCTCTGGTTTCGGCCCACCGGATGGCGGCCGGCCGATTGCCTGGCGCTGGACGCCGGCGATCCCGGCATGCAACGCACCGGCTGTGCCGATCGGCCCAAGTACGACCCCGAGACCACCCGCGGCAAGAAGATCTACGTTGGCTGCTCCATGATGCTGACGTTTGCAATCTGTACGGTGTTCATCTTCCTGTCGCCGCAACTACCGGCCTGGCAGGTCGCCACCGGAACCCTCCTGGTGGTCGCCGGGCTGGTGGTCGCCGGTGACCTGCTGGAGAATCGCACCCGGTTCCGTTGGCTGGAACTGGTCCGGATCCCGCTCATGCTCTGGTTTGCCGTCAGCCTCTGGGGAGCGATCGCCGCTGGCTGA
- a CDS encoding universal stress protein, producing the protein MDQEGPCLVVACDGSDQSLKAVKLAARLAEATGQPLKLLAIYPYAKSSSLVVAGVERGTIDAERARYGREVFDSAIPALGGLIDSPEEILLNGDPAHEILEYMHAHPDAHMVLGRRGYSMVRSLLLGSVSEKVVRHATGPVTVVGG; encoded by the coding sequence ATGGACCAGGAAGGGCCCTGTCTTGTCGTTGCCTGCGATGGCTCGGATCAGTCACTGAAGGCGGTGAAACTCGCGGCCAGGCTGGCGGAAGCCACCGGCCAGCCATTGAAGCTGCTGGCCATTTACCCCTACGCCAAATCCTCCAGCCTGGTCGTTGCCGGGGTGGAGCGGGGGACAATCGATGCCGAACGGGCCAGGTACGGGCGTGAGGTGTTCGACTCCGCCATTCCCGCCCTGGGTGGCCTGATTGATTCGCCCGAGGAAATTCTCTTGAACGGCGATCCTGCCCACGAAATCCTCGAATACATGCACGCCCACCCGGACGCCCACATGGTGCTCGGCCGCCGCGGTTACTCGATGGTCCGCAGTCTGCTGCTGGGCAGCGTCAGCGAGAAAGTGGTCAGGCACGCAACCGGCCCGGTGACGGTGGTGGGTGGCTAG
- a CDS encoding ABC transporter ATP-binding protein, producing the protein MSSTSSPANKATLKAGLSVKGVSKEFQSRGRTVQALDDIALSLPAGKVGVLLGPSGCGKSTLLRMVAGLEQPSAGSIRLNDRIVDQPGRDRGMVFQDYTSFPWLSVRENVAYGLKINGDRNALNEGTVDYFIRAVGLEKFAEAYPHQLSGGMRQRVAIARTLANYPELLLMDEPFGALDPETRWQMQDLLLDVVRKERTTVLVVSHDIEEALYLGDTVFFLSRHPGRLKETIGTGFKAALPPGDREAFLQSDDYRRLELHIRRLMRDEGRQAA; encoded by the coding sequence ATGTCTTCCACTAGCTCCCCGGCCAACAAGGCCACCCTGAAAGCCGGCCTCTCGGTCAAGGGGGTCAGCAAGGAGTTCCAGTCCCGCGGACGCACGGTGCAGGCATTGGACGACATAGCCCTGTCGCTGCCGGCCGGCAAGGTCGGTGTATTACTCGGCCCCTCCGGCTGCGGCAAGTCCACCCTGCTGCGCATGGTGGCGGGCCTGGAGCAGCCCTCGGCCGGCAGCATCCGCCTGAACGATCGCATCGTGGACCAGCCCGGACGGGACCGGGGCATGGTGTTCCAGGACTACACCTCGTTTCCGTGGCTGTCCGTTCGGGAGAACGTCGCCTACGGCCTGAAAATCAACGGGGATCGCAATGCCCTGAACGAAGGCACCGTTGATTACTTCATCCGTGCGGTCGGGCTGGAGAAATTCGCCGAGGCCTACCCGCATCAACTCTCCGGCGGTATGCGCCAGCGCGTTGCCATCGCACGCACCCTCGCCAACTACCCCGAACTGCTGCTGATGGACGAACCCTTTGGAGCACTGGACCCGGAGACCCGGTGGCAGATGCAGGACCTGCTGCTTGACGTGGTACGCAAGGAACGCACCACCGTGCTGGTGGTGTCCCACGACATCGAGGAAGCACTGTATCTGGGCGACACCGTGTTTTTTCTGTCCCGCCATCCGGGGCGACTGAAGGAAACCATCGGCACCGGCTTCAAAGCCGCCTTACCGCCAGGTGATCGCGAAGCCTTCCTGCAATCCGACGACTATCGACGATTGGAGCTGCACATTCGACGGCTGATGCGCGATGAGGGACGGCAGGCGGCCTAG
- a CDS encoding ABC transporter substrate-binding protein, translating to MNWLRRCLSVLLLTALSTSALSAEKVRLSLFSWPGYGFWFIAQEKNLAPDLELEIAIIEDPYESFGLMSADALDVTSSTAEYAPIAADKGVPVKMVTYTNPSYGTDKIVLAPGIESAEDLKGKSVAVLEGGLTQIFMGKWLEANGVGIDEVQFTNLIMDDAVGALVGGNVAAAEFWEPFGSQALAALPDATVAATSEEPGWIETALLGDAMYMSDAFLKEKPEAAAKVMQAYFDAVDFWKANPTEANQIIARGLNFPIADVEKVLGTDGEIYKGGIWIFDKAEAAKYMGLMPGELPLGLPNGQITDHWETVTDWWLKFGLVDDRHPMESGVDMAPLKTIL from the coding sequence ATGAACTGGCTTAGACGTTGTCTCTCAGTGCTGCTGCTAACGGCGCTGTCCACCAGCGCGCTCTCCGCGGAAAAAGTGCGCCTGTCCCTGTTTTCCTGGCCCGGTTACGGGTTCTGGTTCATCGCGCAGGAAAAGAACCTGGCACCGGACCTGGAACTTGAGATCGCCATCATTGAAGACCCCTACGAAAGCTTCGGCCTGATGTCGGCGGACGCGCTGGACGTTACTTCCAGCACGGCGGAATACGCGCCGATTGCCGCCGATAAGGGCGTACCGGTGAAGATGGTGACCTACACCAATCCCTCCTATGGCACCGACAAAATCGTACTGGCGCCGGGCATCGAGTCTGCCGAGGACCTGAAGGGCAAGTCCGTGGCCGTGCTCGAGGGTGGCCTGACCCAGATCTTCATGGGCAAATGGCTGGAGGCTAACGGGGTTGGCATCGACGAAGTTCAATTCACCAACCTGATCATGGACGACGCCGTCGGCGCCCTGGTCGGTGGCAATGTCGCTGCCGCCGAATTCTGGGAACCGTTCGGCTCCCAGGCCCTGGCTGCGCTGCCCGACGCCACCGTTGCTGCCACCTCCGAGGAACCGGGCTGGATCGAAACCGCGCTGTTGGGTGACGCCATGTACATGAGCGACGCCTTTCTCAAGGAAAAACCGGAGGCCGCCGCCAAAGTCATGCAGGCCTATTTCGACGCCGTGGATTTCTGGAAAGCCAACCCTACCGAGGCAAACCAGATCATCGCCCGGGGCCTTAACTTCCCGATCGCAGACGTTGAAAAGGTTCTGGGTACCGACGGCGAGATCTACAAGGGCGGGATCTGGATCTTCGATAAAGCCGAGGCTGCGAAGTACATGGGGCTGATGCCTGGTGAGCTGCCCCTGGGGCTTCCCAACGGCCAGATCACCGACCACTGGGAAACGGTCACCGACTGGTGGCTCAAATTCGGTCTGGTGGACGACCGCCATCCCATGGAATCGGGTGTTGATATGGCCCCGCTGAAAACCATCCTGTAA
- a CDS encoding ABC transporter permease: MTARLSEQATSQARLAPATADNSRTRRSPRRWFDFNQTLKGGQRLLLGSLGWFGFFLLWQITSQMELAPDRLYPGPAAVFGSLWELFAEKNFLSDVLPSVTRIVLSFAIAVLLALPIGLLMGSFARVDGVLNPLLGAWRYLPAPAFIPLLLMWLGTGDTQKITLLLMGVVFFLVIMLADVTRQTPKVLIETAKTLGGGRRTTLWTVVFRHSLPGYVDTCRQMLAVSWTYLVIAEIVAATDGIGAMMMRAKRFVHVDDIMAGIVTIGVLGLLFDVLFRLLYRTCFPYLGRGHS, encoded by the coding sequence ATGACCGCCCGACTCTCGGAACAGGCAACCAGCCAGGCCCGACTGGCACCGGCAACGGCCGACAATTCGCGCACTCGACGAAGCCCCCGGCGCTGGTTCGATTTCAACCAGACCCTTAAGGGCGGCCAACGCCTGTTGCTCGGCAGCCTGGGCTGGTTCGGCTTTTTCCTGCTGTGGCAGATCACCTCGCAGATGGAATTGGCTCCGGACCGACTCTATCCCGGACCCGCCGCGGTGTTCGGCTCGCTTTGGGAACTGTTTGCTGAAAAGAATTTCCTCAGCGACGTCCTGCCCAGCGTGACCCGCATCGTGCTCAGCTTTGCCATTGCGGTCCTGCTTGCGCTGCCGATCGGCCTGTTGATGGGCTCATTTGCGCGGGTGGATGGGGTACTCAACCCGCTTCTGGGTGCCTGGCGGTACCTGCCCGCCCCCGCCTTCATTCCCTTACTGCTGATGTGGCTGGGCACGGGCGACACCCAGAAAATCACCCTGTTGCTGATGGGCGTGGTGTTCTTCCTGGTCATCATGCTCGCCGATGTCACCCGGCAGACCCCAAAAGTGTTGATCGAGACCGCCAAGACCCTGGGCGGTGGCCGACGCACCACCCTCTGGACCGTGGTGTTCCGCCATTCCCTGCCGGGCTATGTCGATACCTGCCGCCAGATGCTGGCCGTGAGCTGGACCTATCTGGTGATCGCCGAGATTGTCGCGGCCACCGACGGCATCGGCGCCATGATGATGCGGGCAAAACGGTTCGTGCACGTAGACGACATCATGGCCGGCATTGTCACCATCGGCGTGCTCGGCCTGCTTTTCGACGTGCTGTTCAGACTGCTCTATCGCACCTGCTTTCCCTACCTTGGCCGAGGTCATTCCTGA
- a CDS encoding fatty acid desaturase, producing MFKIAQHFRHTDGVWPLILVLSYILATYVGGWLLMAQSGLVLPALGVIACAHGMIIAAYLVHDCAHNALFKKTELNTRLGKLLNWITGGSYGTYEDLRYKHMRHHVDNADPISFDYRAWLKAHPNTEKLVFALEWCHIPAVDLLMHGMLVIAPFTRIGKGALKQRTLLIAAARVTALIALAAWSLKAVLLYALAYTLMLMVLRFFDAYQHNYEIVVNLNDPDAELPHKGNREYEENNTYSNLISRRWPVLNLLILNFCYHNAHHTKPTMPWYKLPALHRELYGDHFTRTVGLKGQLKSYHRNRIAGIYAETYGQVEVPEALREGTAVPVYGLSFLTAF from the coding sequence ATGTTCAAGATTGCGCAACACTTCCGCCATACCGATGGGGTGTGGCCTCTCATACTGGTCCTCAGCTACATCCTCGCCACTTACGTCGGCGGCTGGCTGCTGATGGCACAATCGGGCCTGGTGTTGCCCGCGCTGGGGGTCATCGCCTGCGCCCACGGAATGATCATCGCTGCCTACCTGGTGCACGACTGCGCCCACAACGCCCTCTTCAAGAAAACCGAACTCAACACCCGCCTGGGCAAGCTGCTGAACTGGATTACCGGAGGCAGCTACGGCACCTACGAAGACCTGCGCTACAAGCACATGCGTCATCATGTGGATAACGCCGACCCGATTTCCTTTGACTACCGCGCCTGGCTCAAGGCCCATCCGAACACCGAGAAACTGGTGTTCGCGCTGGAGTGGTGCCATATCCCGGCGGTCGACCTGCTCATGCACGGGATGCTGGTCATCGCGCCCTTCACCCGCATCGGCAAGGGCGCATTGAAGCAGCGGACTCTGCTGATCGCGGCGGCCCGGGTCACCGCCCTGATTGCCCTCGCTGCCTGGAGCCTGAAGGCCGTGCTGCTGTACGCCCTCGCCTACACCCTGATGCTCATGGTGTTGCGTTTCTTCGATGCCTACCAGCACAACTACGAGATTGTGGTGAACCTGAACGATCCCGACGCCGAGCTGCCCCACAAAGGCAATCGGGAGTACGAGGAGAACAACACCTACAGCAACCTGATCTCACGCCGCTGGCCGGTGCTGAATCTGCTGATCCTGAACTTCTGCTACCACAATGCCCATCACACCAAGCCCACCATGCCCTGGTACAAGCTCCCTGCCCTGCACCGGGAACTCTACGGCGACCACTTCACCCGCACGGTCGGACTCAAGGGCCAGCTAAAGAGCTACCACCGCAACCGCATCGCCGGCATTTACGCCGAGACCTACGGCCAGGTGGAAGTACCCGAGGCCCTGCGGGAGGGCACGGCCGTACCGGTTTATGGCCTCAGCTTCCTGACGGCTTTCTGA